The Opitutales bacterium ASA1 genome window below encodes:
- a CDS encoding FliA/WhiG family RNA polymerase sigma factor, producing the protein MSYTSTTASAVLEPVAKKRAPQNRIAPQVPYESQEELLLQYLPLVKSTVSRIKIGLPPHIEEEDLQSVGLAGLISALKRYDPDQKDSFASYATMRIRGAILDELRRMDWMPRNARANFKTLRKTVEDLEQELGRPATEEEIRKAMNLSPKAYSDLLDSTRTVSLIPLDHSPNGESTDEGSLYEVIADDNLVSATDRMEKEELIQMVAKRINQLPEIPRKVLAMYYYENMRLAEIAAVFGLTESRICQIHSQAVVSLRTYLTAVMHK; encoded by the coding sequence ATGAGCTACACGTCCACCACCGCATCCGCCGTCCTCGAACCGGTCGCCAAGAAACGCGCCCCGCAGAACCGAATCGCTCCCCAGGTTCCCTACGAGTCACAGGAGGAGTTGCTTCTCCAGTATCTCCCGTTGGTCAAATCCACGGTGAGCCGCATCAAGATCGGTCTTCCGCCTCACATCGAGGAAGAGGATCTCCAGTCCGTCGGCCTCGCCGGCCTCATTTCCGCGCTCAAGCGCTACGATCCCGATCAGAAGGACTCGTTCGCCTCCTACGCCACCATGCGCATCCGCGGCGCGATCCTCGACGAACTGCGTCGCATGGACTGGATGCCGCGCAACGCCCGCGCCAACTTCAAGACGCTCCGCAAGACGGTCGAAGACCTCGAGCAGGAGCTCGGCCGCCCCGCCACCGAAGAGGAGATACGCAAGGCGATGAATCTTTCGCCGAAGGCATACAGCGACCTGCTCGACTCGACTCGCACCGTCTCCTTGATCCCGCTCGACCACAGCCCCAACGGCGAAAGCACCGACGAAGGCTCGCTCTACGAAGTCATCGCCGACGACAACCTCGTCTCGGCCACGGACCGGATGGAGAAGGAAGAGCTCATCCAGATGGTCGCCAAGCGCATCAATCAACTCCCCGAGATCCCCCGCAAAGTACTCGCCATGTATTACTACGAGAACATGCGGCTCGCGGAAATCGCCGCGGTGTTCGGGCTCACCGAATCGCGCATCTGTCAGATCCACTCGCAAGCCGTCGTCAGCCTCCGCACCTACCTCACCGCCGTGATGCACAAGTGA
- a CDS encoding sugar phosphate isomerase/epimerase, with amino-acid sequence MLLNLGVRGHDFGKLPLPDLASRIASAGLRCVQLAPPKAVAGLETDVGTLSPGFAVMCREALAREGVAIAVLGCYINLSEPEASRREPQLERFKTYLRLARDFGCSIVGTESGSLASDFSWHPDNHGEHAYRGVLESVAELVAEAESFGVCVGIEGVAHFTIHSPQRLRRLLDDIGSSHLQIILDPVNLLGATIHRDQERIVKEAFDLLGDRIAVAHLKDFVMEEGRFRSVAAGTPGGMLDTELFLRLLAERKPGVQIVLEDTHPDTIASSVETVRTLAATLG; translated from the coding sequence ATGCTCCTCAATCTCGGCGTGCGTGGGCACGACTTCGGAAAACTACCCCTGCCGGACCTCGCGAGCCGCATCGCGTCCGCCGGCCTGCGCTGCGTGCAGCTCGCGCCGCCCAAAGCCGTGGCCGGCCTCGAGACGGACGTCGGCACGCTCAGTCCGGGCTTCGCGGTGATGTGCCGCGAGGCGCTGGCGCGCGAAGGCGTGGCGATCGCGGTGCTGGGGTGTTACATCAATCTCTCCGAGCCGGAGGCGAGTCGGCGCGAGCCGCAGCTCGAGCGCTTCAAGACTTACCTGCGGCTCGCGCGGGACTTCGGTTGCAGCATCGTCGGGACGGAGTCGGGCTCGCTCGCTTCGGACTTTTCATGGCATCCGGACAACCACGGCGAGCACGCCTACCGCGGCGTGCTGGAGAGCGTGGCGGAACTCGTGGCGGAGGCGGAGAGCTTCGGCGTGTGCGTGGGCATCGAGGGCGTCGCGCACTTCACGATTCACTCGCCGCAGCGACTGCGCCGGTTGCTCGACGACATCGGTTCGAGCCATTTGCAGATCATTCTCGATCCGGTGAATCTGCTCGGGGCTACGATCCATCGAGATCAAGAGCGGATCGTGAAGGAAGCGTTCGATCTGCTCGGCGACCGGATTGCGGTCGCACACTTGAAGGACTTCGTGATGGAGGAAGGGCGGTTCCGCAGTGTCGCCGCCGGGACGCCGGGCGGCATGTTGGATACGGAGCTGTTTCTGCGGTTGCTCGCCGAGCGAAAGCCGGGCGTGCAGATCGTGTTGGAGGACACGCACCCGGACACCATCGCAAGCAGCGTGGAGACCGTGAGGACGCTCGCGGCCACGCTCGGTTGA